The Oreochromis niloticus isolate F11D_XX linkage group LG18, O_niloticus_UMD_NMBU, whole genome shotgun sequence DNA window TTTCATACACAGTGACTTCAGATGTCTGACTGTGAGCTTGTGAACTGGTTGGATCCTCATCAACTAACTTAAATCTGAAACCGTCGTTCCACTCGACACCAACAATGTAGTTGATCATTCCGTTGACGAGAGTAGACTTTCCTGATCCTGTTGCTCCAAGAAGCATTATTGTGCGATTCTGCCTCATGCTTTCTTTGCCAAACATATACCTCCGACATCCATCTATGTCCATATCTTCTTCTTCCAGGGGCAGTTTGTAAACTGAGGGCAGCTTTGAGTTTGTTTTCTTGCTGATATGTTTTAGGTACTCAGCAAGACGTGCAAATTCACGCTTTGTTGTGCAGACATTAACAATGATGCTTTCCTTGCTTCTTCCATCTACACCACAGTCACATCTGACCCTGACTGCATATTGCGTCTCTGACTGAAGCCCTGAAATGATGGCCTTCTCACCTCCTGAAATTGTTTGATTCCACTTGAGGTCATTTACTGTTGAGCTGCTATCTGTTTTTGCGTATTCCACTATGTAACTCAATATCTGGACATCCTCTCCAAGCTCAGCAGGCTTCTCCCAGCTAACTGATATCTCACTTGAATATGGTTGAGCTTGAGGTTTTCCAGGAGGGCCACATGGTAAGGTTTTAATGGCATCACTGATTACATTAGCTGGCCCGACACCTGCTGAGGTCACTGCTCTGCATCTGAACACATACTCTGTGTTTGGCTTCAGATCTCTCACTGTGACTTCTTCAGCCTTTGCTTCTGTCTTTTGCTGCCATCCATCCTCTCCACTGACACAGTACTCAACAGAGTAGGAGGTGATGTTCTCTGCTCCAAACCTGGGTGGAGAAATCTTCAGTGTCACACTGTTGTGGTTTATGTCAGCTAGAGTCACAGTTTCAGGCTTTGAAGGAGGCTCAAAGTTCTCACTGACAGGAAATCCACCTTCGTAAAGGTAGATGCTTGAACTTTTCTGTGTCTCATTAGTTAAACCCACTGTCAGGAACTTAATGTTCTTGTTCTCCTTGTTGGCCTCTGCAAAATCACTGAAGAGTTTTGCTTTCTTCCTCATATCATCGGCTACTTCTTTTGAAAGGTACCATTGTTCCTTCTCTACATTGTAAGTATGATAAACGTGAAcgtctgttttggttgtttgtttcaGGTAGTTTGATAAAGCTGAGAGATATGGTTCATCCTTTCCCAGTGaggtgaaaacaaaacacaggccATGCTCTGCACTGAGAAGTTCCTCATGTAGATTATTCTGAGATGGGACAGTCTTGGTGTTTTTCATCATGTTGGTGAAAGACTTTAAGATACTGATTTCTCTCTCTTTACAGTCCATCCACTCAGTCAGGTTTTTGCTGTTGAAAGGTGAAGAATGTCTCTTCTTCAGGATCTCGGCGAGTTCagcctcctcttctcctcctcctctgattGATGGTAGTCTCTTTGCTAACATCCGCTGAAATTCCAGCTTGAACTCTGAACACATTTCTTTAaaacttttcagttttttgctAATCTGTGGGAACTGTTGGACAGTGGAAGTTCTCAGTGCATCGTTACACCTCATTTCCAGTTCACTGAAGTCCTCCAGGACGCTCTGTGATTCCTGGACTAATCTTATACTTATCTGACGGACGAGTTTAGCAGCACAAGAATCTAAACTGGTCAAAGGTAACAGCCAGACCTTCATTGGCACAGCCTTTTCGCCATTGGTTCCTAGTAGTGTTGGAAGGCTTTTGTAGACTTCTACAGCTTCCTGAAATGTTGTTGGAGgtttctgaaggcaaaagtcTCCATAGAATCTGCAGGAGAATTTCTCAGCATTTTTTTTGTCCTTATCTTCCATTTTCAGGGAACCTTCACCCTCTATGGAAAGCAAGGGGATCTTTTTGATCATCACCTTCAAGTTACCCTGGATGTCTTGATGAGTTTCCTCTTTAGAAACCTCACGgtcaaacacaaagaaagcttGTGCCCCATAAAGGATACCTGTGACTACATGTGTTGCTATTCCTTGCTCAAAAACATAGGGATGTTTTACGTTGCCTCTTCCAAGGTGATTCATTGACAGTTCCTGGAACTTTGTTGTAGTTTTGTAGTTCAGTGTCACTCTGGCCTGGTATTTGGATGTCTTGTGATCATTGAGGTATTTGGCTGATCCTCCAACCTCAATCAGTCCTCCCAAGAAACTTGCCTTCAGGGATGCCTCAACATTTAATGCTGAAGATTTGTCCTCAATTGATTCAGATGCAACTATTTCAGATTCAGTGTTAGGTTGTTCTTGTTCTCGTCTATCTTTTTCCAGGTCATTACGGTCCCACAGTGTCATTCCTGTAAAATATGTTACCATTTATTTTGGGcaaaaatagataaaaacaaaaatacaagtaACAACTGCCTGTCTAAAAAGTCCTCTTTGTTTTATAGTTAAAGCATTATCAGTTAAATTAGTTAAAGACTTCCACAACATCCCATAAGTGTATGTTTCTAACTCAAAGCTCTCTGACAATTTGAATCCAGCCCATAATTTACATTCATCGTCACAATAAAAGTAACATCTGTACATTACATTTAAACTATgatgttttacttttactttttaaaaatttctcaCACCCCCTTTGacctaattaaaaaaaaaaagagtcagtACATTTGTACTGAATAACTGCTTTTGTCTTTACTAACACCAGGAATTCTGGCAACTTAAATGTTCTTCTGTAGCTAACTATACTTTCTATACTTTGGCGGAAAGATGGTGGCGTGCACAGCTGCAGTGGCTTCAGCCTCCCCACTTAGgtgctcttctttttcttttctttttctttttcttttgttttccttatTGCATAGCCAAACATCAGATATAACAGCCCGATCTCTGTTACCAGTGATTATCAGCGGATCAACAACATCTCCCTGGAGAACATCGGGTGCTCCGTGGATTGTCATCGGATCTGCCAAGCAAAGGAACCGGCGGAAGGAACGCAAACAAAAGCAGGGCTGCCGATCAGGCCTGCTAGCCAGGCTAAAGAAGCAGCCTTTTACACCACTGCTTCTCAGCATCTTCCTGACCAACGCACGGTCGGTCGCCAACAAAATAGACGAACTGAACCTTCTTCTTGCTGCACAGTCACTCGTCCACAACTGTTGTGTCTTGGTCGTCACAGAGACATGCAACTAGCAGGCTGCACAATGCACCTCAgcgtagggctgctcaattaatcgaattttaatctcgattacgatctgggttttcaacgatcattaaaaatgactgagccgattattagcacctccctcgtgctttactctcgcgctgctccgtgtggcaaatcgagcgcacctctctgcgtttcgaacacgcatcacaacaattaagaggacccgagggaagctcggaaagctaagcagaagttatttggagaggagaggataatggctgctgaagaaagaatgccgttggttgaaaagagagataaaacgacttcagtggtgtggaaaccaatgttccctctaagctgcgcacgtgcgcaattgcgcactgctggcacggtctctgcgcacagaaaatctgcgttgcgcacaaaaacaatctaacctgaattgaaattaaaattaatacttcaacaattctgttttgcagtgttagtcagtaagtgactggctgctccattatgggattagaacgatgccaccttatcctatagtccagccaataatgcgattcacattcatATATActcagccaatcaacgtcgttgacaggctatgacagcgtccttatgtgctgacaccggtgttttagctaacAAAGCGctgtggctgatgtggagtgaagccacattaatgacaacgtgtacaaccattggagatgtgagcaggacagacggaacaattgacgggaaaagtgtggactttataccagtttttaaattgtgttgataggccacgtaaaaccagagttatgataaaaatatatgcaatgtttggttttcttcctgaatactgtcgttgtttatatttactgcgggaagaaacggtaaaaacggcgttttataaggaaaacgctcgaaagcactctccgcctgtgagcaaaaacaaaaccaaacccccccaccctttcctattggtcgaaaaaagtaccgtgtcgaccaatcaaaaaatgatatggcaacgtggcatctagttgttaagaaacggggggaagttttaggagtgatggcggtgttctgagatgtgagatttgagacgtttagcgcaaatcttgtgtagttagtgtgtagttagtgtgtagtgtagtcaatagttttgttgtgtgtgtcagaacaatgaggcgactgctgaatgttacaggtgttacaggagtgatacatctcctgttgtcaggcctgcaggtatcaggctgttgttctcctttatctcacagtggacagaaattattttttggagtggcacaaataatttgtgtggcatcagatttgatgcagaacagctgattgttctgtaaatagtttgaaatgtttatttaaaaaaacgccttggctgcattaaaaaaaataaatagctgcaaaaaactttgttgtttgccaaactgagttacttttttgaagaagtaactatataattaattgcccaacattggtcattatatactgtattttgcagacagagagttacaggactctctcccagaccacagactcatactcataatacaagtcagagctttatgaaaaaaagaaaaaaagaaagaaagttgtgttttcaaaattggagttcaagttatttttacttccagtagtgttaacatactacacaggtcatgaacaggatttttaaatttcattgtaagtgggctaaagcagttaattaaaagtagtctaacataaatgtaaatgctgtaatttgattattttaataaaccatgtaacttggatggattagatgctggcgtgaccacagtgcacacgtctgatgtcgctcacagtggtccaagggatcgctcagggagtttgtgtgttcgctcagacacgtgaaatattagagggaacattggtggaaacattatgggttcgcggagtcagacgtggatcaaatattgtgcagtattttgaagttcactaaacatagatgtttacatttttcatttattttttatattgcaaacatttggactgtaatcagtatttgcacactattttatattattttttgacaatctttaaagccattattcaatacattgttattgttaaataaatatcgtcaaataatcgagatctcaatttcagtgaaaataatcgtgattatcatttttgccataagtTACAAtcccgtctgtcctgctcacatctccaatggttgtacacgttgtcattaatgtggcttcactgcacatcagccacgccgctttgctagctaaaactccggtgtcggcacataggataaggtggcatcattctaatcccatacaggagcagccagtcacttactgactaacactgcaaaacagaattgttaaagttttaattttaatttcaattcaggttagattttttttgtgcgcaacgcagattttctgtgcgcagagaccgtgccagcagtgcgcaattgcgcacgtgcgcagcttagagggaacattggtttccacaccactgaagtcgttttacctctcttttcaaccaacggcattctttcttcagcagccattatcctctcctctccaaataacttctgcttagctttccgagctttccgagctttcctcgggtcctcttaattgttgtgacgcgtgttcgaaacgcagagaggtgcgctcgatttgccacacggagcagcgcgagagtaaagtacgagggaggtgctaataatcggctcagtcatttttaatgatcgttgaaaacccagatcgtaatcgagattaaaattcgattaattgagcagccctatcCAGAAGGAGTATCGCAGGGGATTTCAACAAAGCATGCTTAAGAACTTTGCTGCCTAAATTTGTTCAACATGTGACCCATGAGAGGAAATAACAGCTTGGACCATGTTTACAGATCTGTTCCCCTCCCCCACCGGAGTATGTCTGACCACTTCTCTCTGCTTGTTGTCCCGGCAAACACACCACTCAGGAAAAGGACAAAGCCTACCATCAGAACTTTCAACATCTTTTCTGAGAGGTTCTGGCAgagctgcaggactgttttgccCTCACAGAGTGGAGTGTCTTCAAACATGTCAAACTAGAGATTCACACTGCTGCAGTGCTGGATTACATCATGCATTGCAAGGACACTGTCACCACAGAAAAGTAGGTCCGGGCCTACCCCAACTGTAAACCCTGGATGACAAGTAAGGTTCAGGCATTGTTAAAGACAACTCTGCAACTGTGCACACAAATCTCAGATAACAACTCCAAGAAGGTATGGGAGGGCCAGAAACACATCACCAACTCCAAAGGTAACAGGACAAATACAGATAACATGGACATCTCATTGGCAGAGGAACTCAACTACTTCTTTGCCTGCTTTGGGAGAACTGTAGACACCCCTGTGATGCACACCACCCTGCCCATAGCCTCCTCTGAGCACATCCCACACACATTTACTCTCCAGGGTTTTCAATGTTTAGTGCAGGTAATCAGAGAAAAGCTGCTGGCCTTTAGGGAATACCTGGGAGCGTGCTCAAAGTCTGTGCTGACCAGTTGGCTCCTGTGTTCACCAGACTATTCAACCTCTTACTGTTACATGCCAGTGTCCCTCACTGCCTGAAATCAGCAACAATATTCCCAGTCCCCACGTCCACCACCATCAGTGGCCTCAATGACTACAGACCCATTGCACTGACTCCAGTGGTTGCTAAGTGCTTTGAGAAGCAGCTTCCTATAGCACATAAAGGACTGCCACCCACCCAGCTTCGACCCCCTCCAGTTTGCCTATAAGGCAGGATGCAATTTCCACTGCCCTCCACTCTGCATCACCTGGAGAATCCTGGGACTTCAGTAAGGATGCTCTTCATTGATTTCACCTCGGCTTTTAATACCATCATCCTAGACATCCTTATAGCCAAGCTGGTAAACCTGGACTTCTCCCCCT harbors:
- the LOC102078475 gene encoding uncharacterized protein LOC102078475, with amino-acid sequence MDTEASRTMEIAALGRPFSLGMLYDCRQDVVVPGMTLWDRNDLEKDRREQEQPNTESEIVASESIEDKSSALNVEASLKASFLGGLIEVGGSAKYLNDHKTSKYQARVTLNYKTTTKFQELSMNHLGRGNVKHPYVFEQGIATHVVTGILYGAQAFFVFDREVSKEETHQDIQGNLKVMIKKIPLLSIEGEGSLKMEDKDKKNAEKFSCRFYGDFCLQKPPTTFQEAVEVYKSLPTLLGTNGEKAVPMKVWLLPLTSLDSCAAKLVRQISIRLVQESQSVLEDFSELEMRCNDALRTSTVQQFPQISKKLKSFKEMCSEFKLEFQRMLAKRLPSIRGGGEEEAELAEILKKRHSSPFNSKNLTEWMDCKEREISILKSFTNMMKNTKTVPSQNNLHEELLSAEHGLCFVFTSLGKDEPYLSALSNYLKQTTKTDVHVYHTYNVEKEQWYLSKEVADDMRKKAKLFSDFAEANKENKNIKFLTVGLTNETQKSSSIYLYEGGFPVSENFEPPSKPETVTLADINHNSVTLKISPPRFGAENITSYSVEYCVSGEDGWQQKTEAKAEEVTVRDLKPNTEYVFRCRAVTSAGVGPANVISDAIKTLPCGPPGKPQAQPYSSEISVSWEKPAELGEDVQILSYIVEYAKTDSSSTVNDLKWNQTISGGEKAIISGLQSETQYAVRVRCDCGVDGRSKESIIVNVCTTKREFARLAEYLKHISKKTNSKLPSVYKLPLEEEDMDIDGCRRYMFGKESMRQNRTIMLLGATGSGKSTLVNGMINYIVGVEWNDGFRFKLVDEDPTSSQAHSQTSEVTVYEIHHQEGFKIPFSMTIVDTPGFGDTRGVARDKEITEQIRRLFTSPNGVSEIDAVCFVTQASLARLTATQRYVFDSVLSIFGKDVAENIEMLVTFADGKEPPVLEAITVSAVPCPKNELGLPVHFKFNNSALFADNRCNRDCEVDFDEDDASFDEMFWKMGAKSMEKFFTALGKMETKSLLMTKEVLKERKQLETAIEGLQPQVRTGLAKLEEIRTTKEKIKEYEAVITSNENFEIEVDVIKPVQKPITEKGAFITNCQKCSITCHYPCAIARDTEKRGCASMDMNGMCTVCPGKCIWSVHFNQTYSWEYVQVKEKQTVQELKRKYETANKEKMTVQELIERQEEEIVHLQDMMVSLMDQSAQCITRLQEISLRPNPLTTPEYIDMMIEGERSEAKEGYQARIKSLEAMKERANLISKVTRRDKLSKTEEELSEERKEKTEKQGFVKKVLNFFGYSG